The Liquorilactobacillus nagelii DSM 13675 DNA window AACTCTAAAAAATGAAAATTGGAATAGTGATGAAGAAACTTTTAATCAGGTTCAAACAATTAGTGATTTAGATGGTGAAAAATTAGTATATAAGCATTTGTACAATAAGTGGTATGGAATGAGCATGCTTGGAAGTGATGAAGTTAGTTGGAATATGCTAACACTCAATCAGAATAATAAGAATAAACTGTTTGCGTTTCCGTTGATGAAAGCACTTCTAAAACCGGTGGAGTTTCAAAATGTCGATCCGCTGAATTTAATCCCAAGTGATGGGTTCATGATCTTAATTCCTGATAGTCAAAATATAGATAGTGTTAAAAGCAAGCTGACTAGTATATCGGGCCTGTTTTTCTTTGCGGGCAAAATTTCAGACGGATCACAAGCAATTCAGGATGCTCAAACTATGAGTAATCTAAATGTACACGGCCAAGAGGTGGCTTCGATAATGATGAACAGCTACTCAATGATAACTAATTATGATTCAAGACTATCTAAAATTGATCCAGCAAATTATTCAATGAAAGGAGGTGGTATGTAAATGACAGTTGATTTAGAAAAACGCCAAGTATCGACAAAAATCAGTTTGAGAACAACAGATGATCAAGACGGCGCCCCACAACTGATTGAGGGCTACGCTTTAAAATTTAATCGGCAATCTGATGTTCTTGGTGGGGGTTGGGGGCCAACTTTTCGTGAAACAATTGATCCACATGCATTAGATAATACTGATATGTCAAATGTAGTCGCAACTTTTAATCATGACGAAAGCAAAGTCTTAGGCCGTACAGGAGTTAACTTACAACTTTCAGTTGATAATATTGGGCTTAAATTTCAAGTGCAACCTCCAGATACACAATTGGCACGTGACTTAATGACGAATATTGCTGCTGGAATTATTAATCAGTGTAGTTTCGCGTTCACGATACCTGATGAAGCTACTGCACAAGATTGGGAAGAATCAAACGAAGATGATGTTGATTATATCCGGAGTATTAATCAGATTGACCATCTCTATGATGTTTCAGTAGTGACTACACCAGCTTATCCTGATACAGAAGCAGTTGTTGGCCAACGGAGCAAAAAGCTAGTTGAAAACTTAATCAAGCAGAAGGATTCATGGAGACAAGAGCGAAAAAAGATGTTATTAGAACTAAAAAAACAAGAAATTTTAGATCAGATTTAAAAATCTGGTCTTTTTTAATACAAGAAATTAGGAGGGTCACATATGACTTTAGATGAAAAAATCAAGGCTTTAAAAGCCGATATTAAAGTTCAACGAGATAAACTGAGTGCAGATCAAGTTTCGCTTCGTAACTTAGTTGAAAAAGCAGAATCTGATGAAGATTTAGCTAAGGCAAAAGATGCAAGGGGTAAGGTTAATGACCTTAAAGAGGAAATTCGAAAGAACGAAGATACTCTTAAACTCTATCAGGGAGCTCTGGAAGGTGACGGCCACAAAAAAACAGTAGCAGGTCGAAATAATAGTGATCCAGAAAAAAATGATCGTTGCAAAGCTATTATTGAATATATCCGTTCAAAGGGTGTAAAACGTGACGGCTTGAAATTCGAAAAAACTGACGAAGGCACATTTGTTGTTATCAACAAACGTGATATTGTGCCAGCAACCGATGGTGTATCATCAACTGACGTTGCTAAAACAATTCCCGATGCTATTTCTTATAACCCGCAGCGTGAGATTCAAACAGTTGTTGATTTAAAAACATTTACTAACGTTTTTCAAGCCACAACCAAAAAAGGTAGCTACCCAACTGTTGCTAATGCGACAACAAAAATGGCAACTGTTGCAGAATTAGCTGCTAATCCAGCAATGGCAAAGCCTGATTTCGATGAAATTGATTGGGCAGTAGATACTTACC harbors:
- a CDS encoding HK97 family phage prohead protease, whose amino-acid sequence is MTVDLEKRQVSTKISLRTTDDQDGAPQLIEGYALKFNRQSDVLGGGWGPTFRETIDPHALDNTDMSNVVATFNHDESKVLGRTGVNLQLSVDNIGLKFQVQPPDTQLARDLMTNIAAGIINQCSFAFTIPDEATAQDWEESNEDDVDYIRSINQIDHLYDVSVVTTPAYPDTEAVVGQRSKKLVENLIKQKDSWRQERKKMLLELKKQEILDQI
- a CDS encoding phage major capsid protein, coding for MTLDEKIKALKADIKVQRDKLSADQVSLRNLVEKAESDEDLAKAKDARGKVNDLKEEIRKNEDTLKLYQGALEGDGHKKTVAGRNNSDPEKNDRCKAIIEYIRSKGVKRDGLKFEKTDEGTFVVINKRDIVPATDGVSSTDVAKTIPDAISYNPQREIQTVVDLKTFTNVFQATTKKGSYPTVANATTKMATVAELAANPAMAKPDFDEIDWAVDTYRQALPISQESLDDSEIDLMDLLSTNADQIKLNTTNDAISSVLKTFTAQTVASLDDLKLVNNTKLDPAYARTLVVTQSFYQWLDTLKDSNGRYLLQDSIISPSGKVVFGIPVVVVSDETLGAAGEAHAFLGDIKRAVLFANRADFMIRWVDDNIYGQYLQAGMRFGVAKADEKAGYFLTYSKS